The genomic stretch GAAATTGTGTCCTTCGACTTGTTCAACTTAAGCATCACATATTTCTTTAATCTAACCCAGCGGTCAAATAATTTAAGATCTTTCTTAAAATCATCTCTGAGCGCCAGTTCTTGTGTATGGTTTCTCTTGGAATTGGGATCATAAAGCATTGCTGTGCAAAGGCAGTTTTGTCTGTTTTTGCTCATGAGGATCTCATAATTGACACAGCTTTGGCAGCCTTTCCAGAATTCATTATCATCGGTAAGGTCAGAATAGGATACGGGTATATAACCCAGTTCTGAATTGATCTTCATCACTGCGGCTCCAGTGGTCAAGCCAAAGATGTTGGATTCAGGATATTTTTTACGGCTGAGTTTGAATACCTCGTTCTTGATCTTGCGCGCAAGTCCATATTTTCTGTATTCTGGAGAGACAATCAATCCTGAGTTTGCTACATATTTCCCATGTCCCCAGGCTTCAATGTAGCAGAATCCCGCCCATTTGCCATCTGTGGTCAAAGCAATTACGGCCTTTCCTTCTTCCATTTTGGTTTCCACGTAAGCCGGGCTACGCTTGGCTATGCCGGTACCACGGGCTTTTGCGGAATTTTCCATCTCATCTGTGATCTGAGTGGAATATTCTTTATGAGAAGCATTGGCTACAATAATCTGGAAAGAAATATTATCCATTAGGGGTTGCATGTGTTAAACCCGGTGAAACCGGAAGTTTGGTAAATAAATCAAAGGGTAAAGGCGCGGGCAGGTACTCTACGTAGGAGTACAAAAATTCAAAACAGGGTTAAACCCTATAGAAAAATCTACACGTCCTTAAAGGAGTGAAAAAAGCAATAGCGTCAGCCATTACCACTACCGATGTAGTGGCTGAGCAATATGGCGCTATGTGATTTACTTGTGTCATGCGTAATAGTGTGGCAAAATTCATTCCTTAGAAAGGAAAATGCAAGAGTTTTGGTAAAAATATTAGTACAAACATGGTTTTTTTACAGTATTTACAATTATCGACTGTCTGATTTGCTAAAATCGTACAACTCAGAATATTATTTGGTGATCTGGTGACGAATACAAAAAAGTTCAACTGCAGTTGGTGTTTTTTTGAACCACAAAGTCCATCAAGGAACACAAAGGCTGGCTTTTCCTTCTCCATTGAATTTGAAAATTGAGGATTGACCATTTTTTTAACCACATAAAAGCATAGGAAACATAGCGGCGTTCGTATTTCAACAAGTCCAAGTCAGGAGGCTTGTGTCTACTGAGTCACGGTCAGTCAACTTATAATCATTTCCAATTCAGCCCTTAAGTATTTGTTGTTTTATACTGTAAAGTACACTTCTAAGGAAATCCGTCTCATAGAATGTACCTGAAAACCCAAATCAACAGAAGTGCTATAGCAACCCAAATGATCCAAGGTGAACGTTTTGGGAATTCAAATTTACAGATTGGGCAGATTGCTTCTTTTTCATCTATTTCCATTGCACAGGATGGACATTCTTTTGTTTTCACGCTTAGCTGAACTCTTTTAGCTTGATTTATAGTTTAGCTAAAGTTACTCAAAGATTTTAGTGATGAAAATAGAAATTTGGTCCGACATAGCATGCCCTTTCTGCTACATCGGAAAAAGGAAAATTGAAAAAGCACTTGAGAAATTTCCCCGCAAAGATCAAGTGGAGATTGAGTGGAAGAGTTTTCTGCTCAACCCTGACCAAGTGACTCAGACGAATAAGAGTTCACTAGAATACCTGTCTGAAGCAAAAGGCTGGTCGCTGGAACAAACCAAAGAGATTACGTCCAACGTGACCAACATGGCAGCTCAGGAGGGACTCGAATATCATTTAGACAAAACTGTGGTAGCAAACACCAAGAAAGCCCACCGGATTTTGCACTTGGCAAAATCCCAGGGAAAAGGAGCTGAAATGAAAGAAAGTCTGCTGAAAGCTTATTTTACTGAGGCAGTGAATATTGACGATGATGGGATTCTTTTGGGAATTGCTTTGCAGATTGGACTGGAAGAAAGCGCTATTTTAGAAGTCCTGAACTCAAATAAGTTTACGAATGAGGTAGATCAGGATATATATGAATCCCGTCAGATCGGGGTGAGGGGAGTGCCATTCTTTGTTTTAGATCGAAAATATGGGATTTCGGGGGCACAGCCTGATGAGGTTTTTGAGGATACCCTGGCAAAGGCCTGGAATGAATTTGCCAAAACAAACCCGTCACTTGAAGTTTCCGATGGGGAAGGGGAGACTTGTGCAATAGATGGGGGATGCTGATTTGCGACTTGATGTCAATATATAAAGCAGAAGACAACTTAGTCGATTTTGTTTTACAAAGAATGAATAGCCGTAGAAATTCCCTACGATTACCTGTTACATTTACGCAACTAAAAAATCAGACAGCATCAAATCTTTCCCTATAGTCCTTCTGCTAATCTTGGTGTTGCTTTTCGGTGTGGGCTCTGAAGGGAATTCTCAGGGTTTTGTAAAACGCTATATCAACAGTCTCATCAATGACACATCTGATATCAGTAAACCACAGTTTCTAGTCTATCCTACCTTAGCTTACTCACCTGAGACTAGTTGGGAAATCGGTTTTTCTTCTCTTTATGTATATTATTCTAAGCGGGATACTACCAACCGTCTAAGTGAGATCAGTGGATTCACTTTTTTCACGTTGGAAAACCAATATGGGCTGTGGTTTGACCATGCCTTGTATTCTGACCAGAGTAAATGGTTTTTCCTTGGCCGCCTGCGCCTGCAGAGCTTTCCGTTGAAGTACTACGGAATAGGCATGGATAGTTCTCCGGATTACCTGGCCTTGGTAGAGGCTAATCAGATCCTCATCAAGGAGCGCGTGCTTCGCAAAGTGCGTGATAACCTATTCTTTGGAGTAGAACTTGATTACCAGCGGCTAGGAGCGGTAAACTTTGTCTCAGCCCCGGATTCACCTGTCTTTGAGCGTCCTGCAGGAAGTGAAGGATCTTCAAATTTGGGGATAGGAATGGGTGTGGTTTATGATGACAGGCACAATGTGCTTAACGTAAGACATGGGTTTTTCTCAGAATTAGGCTATCTAAAATATTTGGATGGGTTGAGTACGTACCAGTTCAATACTGTCATCTCTGATACGAGAATCTACAGACCTGTGGGAAAGAACAACGTATTTGCTGCTCAGCTTTTGGGACAGTTCAACAAAGGAGATATCCCCTTCAATCAACTTGCGCTCATGGGAGGGGACAGTATGATGAGAGGGTATTATTCCGGTCGTTTTAGGGATAACAACCAAATAGCCTCTCAGATAGAAATGCGCTTTCTTCCCCTTCCTTTGGGATTTTCCAAACGGATCGGTGCGGCTGCCTTTGCAGGTGCTGCTACTGTTTTTCCGGATTTCAATAACCTTAACCTTGATAAATTTGCATGGTCAGCCGGTGCCGGTTTACGATTCTTGCTTTTCCCTAAGAAGGATATTTATACCCGTCTGGACTATGCACTTACTGCCGAGGGATCAGGTTTTTATATATTTATTGGGGAAGCATTCTGAAGTTTATCGAAGAGGAAATTTCTAGAATAATCCACTTAAAATGTCCTCAAATACCACTTGACAACTATGTTTATAAATATAGTTGTCAAGTGGTATTTGCAATTTCCAGAATATTTTCTTCATTTTTTTTGTCGATTTAATTTTATTGTAAATTCACTTAATTTCCTGATTGTTAAATATTTGTATTTCGTATACTTCGTTCTAAGCTCACGATTTCAGAGGAAAGGCAGAATAAATTTCTAGTCTTATTTAGATTAATTACAATTAAGGATTACTTTTGCTGCCATTCAAACAGGAATCTATGAAAGCAGCATTACCCTTACTAGTTTTTTGCGTTAGCTTTTTATTATCTATAGCTGGATTTTCCCAGACCGGGAAGGTAACGGGCACCCTGACTTTTGAGGACGGTGCCCCTGTAGCTTACGCCACTGTCTTTATCAAATCCTTGAATAAAGGAGTACTTTCAGATGAAAAGGGAAGGTACGAGTTAGCGTCTATCCCTTTTGGTAATCACCAGATCGCAGTAAGTAGTATAGAAATTCAAAAACATGATTTCAATATTACAATTGACAAGCCTAGCATCGATGTGTCAACAAAGCTTCAACGCGCAACTGAGAATGAATTGGCAGAAGTTTTAGTAAAAGGCGAATCACACAAAAGTGAAATTGAAAAATCCGGATTTGCTGTAAATATAGTAGATACAAAAGAAGCCAGTCTGCGAAATATTCAGACAAACGAATTGTTAAATACCACCGTGGGAGTTAAAATCCGTCAAAATGGTGGACTGGGATCCGAGGTCAATTATAGTTTAAATGGTTTGTCAGGAAATGCTGTCCGGATTTTTATCGATGGAATTCCCATCTCCGCATACGGAAACTCATTTAATCTGAATAGCATTCCACCTGCTATGATCAAGGAAATCGAGGTGTACAAAGGGGTGGTTCCCGGACATTTGGCTGATGATGCTTTGGGAGGAGCTATCAATATTGTTCTTCAAAATTCCACACAATCAAATCTTAATGCTTCAGTTTCTTATGGTTCCTTTAATACCTTACAGGCCAGTGTCAATGGTCTGCACCGATTTAAAGAATCAGGCTTCACGGTTAAGGGATCTGTTTTCTATAATTATTCAGACAATGATTATAAGGTCTCGGGCAGAAGTGTAGTGGTAACGGGATTAGGAGGTGTGCAAACTCCGATTACAGCCAGAAGATTCAATGATGCCTACAGATCTTCGGGGGGGATGTTTCAGGTTGGCTATACTGATGTAAAATGGGCTGATCAATTTTTAATTGGCTTTACAGGATCCAGTGATTATAAAGAAATTCAACATGGGGCTTTTATGACCATTATGCCCTATAAGGACAGGTTTATGGAATCGGATGCCAGGCTGATGAATCTAGTCTACCAAAAGAAGAATCTTTTTACCAATGGGCTGGATGTTACTATCAATGGGTTGTATGGCAAGCGAAACCGTATGGTAAGTGATACGCAGGCATGGGCGTACAGCTGGAACGGAGAAAAGGCAATTGATTTTAGAGGCAATGAATATATGTATTCTTGGAAGTCACAGCAGGAAGGTGGCCCTACACTTGCTAGAATAAACAGAAATGTATCCTCCATTAGAACGGGAGTATCTTATGCCATTAATAAGAATCACAGAATCATGCTTAATCATGTGTATAGTGGCATTGATCGGGTGGACACAGATCAGTTAAGATCGGTTCTGGAAAATACGTTCAGGGGAACAAGGGATTTACAAAAAAACATTGTCTCTCTAACCTATGAGCTAAGTGCTTTGGATGAAAAACTTAGGGCCAATGTATTTGGAAAATACTATCAGCAGGAAACGATAAACATTGACCCTGAGATCAATAGAGAAACCAATGAAATAGTAGATGATATTACACGTGCCAATAAAGTAGATGAAGGCTACGGCTTTACTGTTTCTTATGCAGTACTTCCGAATATCACCTTGTTGACTTCCGCTGAAAAAGCTGTCAGATTACCAAATGAAAGTGAAGTCTTTGGTAACGATGGGGATAATGTGGTAGCCAATCCAAGTATCAGACCAGAACTTAGCAATAACTTCAACTTAGGCTTTCGTCTAGGATCGTTCAACATAGACGGACACGACTTCACGTTTTCTTCCAATCTATTCACACGTAATATCAGAGACAGGATTGGTTTACCAATAGAGACATCTCTAAATATCAATGAAGAAACCATACTCTATGAAAACCAGGGGAATGGCACATCCAAAGGATTTGATGCTCAATTGGACTACACGTACAACGATAATTTTGGATTCAATTTCAATGTTTCCCGATTTGATCTGAAAATTGTAAACAGGGGGGTAGAAATAGACGTGCCCAACACTCCTTTTTTCATCATGAATGGAAGTTTACGCTATTCATTTAAAGATTTGATTCAAAAGAGATCCAGATTGAATCTCTTTTACACCATGTATTTCACGGATGAGTTTTCATATCTGGTACCTCAGGGATCAAATACCGTAGGCGATGAATTTTTTAAGGTACCAACACAATTAGCACAAGATCTAGGACTTAGTTATGTTTTTCCGGGCAATAAGTTGGTCATGAGTTTTGACATCAAAAACATATTTGATGAAGCTGTTTTTGATAACCTCTCTGTGCAGAAACCTGGAAGGGCATTTTATCTAAAATTCAACTATATAATTAATAACTTATAATCTGTTAATACTTACCACATGATGAAACAAATTTTTAAAAATTCCCAAAAACTGACTGCTATGATTTTAGCAGGCGGGCTAATGGCTGCATGTACAGAAGATCCAGAACCAGATACAACTCCGGGTCCAATAGAAGAATCTCGGATGATCACCGTAGCGGCAGCAAGAATGGGGGATAACCCAGGTGATGGAAATGGAGGGACACTTATTTACTCACTTAGTAGTGAGGAAGCCAAAGATCCTTCGGTATCCATAGCTCCTTTTGATAATGGTTTTATAGTACCTTCCAACAGAACAGCCAGGCTGCAGTCTTCTGAAGATGGCAGCACCATATTTAACATTAGCTACGGTGGTGATACGGGTGGACAGTACACGAAGTACACGGTAGCAGGTGGACAAAATTTCACTCAAAATGGCACTGGAGTAAGTATTGCGCCCTATGTAGGTTCTGCGCCAAGATGGATTAAACTATTCGATGGAGACCAAACAGGGGCTGCTGTATATGTAAATACAGAAGCTCAATTTGATGATAATGACACCTATTTGCGTCACGAAGCAACCATGGGAGTTGTGACTTTGGACTTGGTAAATTCCTCTATCATAGAATTCCAAGAAACTTCTCTAGCCTTGAGTGAAGAAGAAGAATCAAACGGCTATTATATCTCTAGAATCGACATGCCTACATTAAATGCAGCTGGAGATAAATTATACATCGGAGCGCGTCTAAGCAAAGTAAATCCTGCAACTGGTGAATCTGATAATGGTGGGGATATTTTGGGCTCGAAGACCATTGTGTTGGATTATCCTTCTTTGTTGAATCCAACAGTAATTACATCTGCTGTAGGATACGGAAACACCAATGGTTACCGTAGTATCAATTCTTTTGAATACAACGGAAGTGTTTATCAAGCGAACCAGGATGATCCCAACGGTTCGCACATCCTAAAAATTGACTCAAACAACCAATATGACGATTCATATGTGTTTAATCTAGACGATGCTTTAGGTGTAGAAGGTGCTTATATACTTGCTTGGAGACCTGCTTCAAACGGAAAGGCAGTAATCGCTTATCGTCATGACGGGTCTGAACAAGGAGTGGCAGGTGCCCAAGGTTACTTTGCTTTGGCCGACCTAAATGCCAAGACAGCTGTGAGGCTTGATGACATTCCTTACGAGGCAGACTTTTACTTGTTCCAATACCAAGGTTTCGTAGTGGACGGAACGGATATTTACCTTACTCAAGCTCCAGTAGGCAAAAACGGAAATATCTACGTGGTAGATACCGAATCAGGTGAGGTGACCAAAGGTGCTCAACTAGAAAACGTAGCTGGAAGTCACTATATAGGGCTATTCTAATTAGGGACTTATATAAAATGATGAATGGAGGAACAACTGGGGAATACAGGAAATAAACGATTTCCTAAGCGTATTAAGAAGTTTACTTAGAATCTAGATGGATTTCAAATAGATTCCCATCAGTCAACCCTTCAATTAAACAATCCCTTGAAATTTTAAAATCCGCTATGGAAACTTTCGTTCCCATAGCGGATTTTTATTTTTGGGGATAACATAGTCATCATAAATAGTGCATGTTTTTGCCGACACATGGAGGACAAATATGATTCATGTCCATTGCTCCTATTTTCAACCCCCAAGCTTATATGAAAATGTTACGCTGTAGCTTCAATATAGAAATAGGATCTATACTCGGTTTTACATCTGTCCCGGATACTGATTTTATGGCCAGAAGGTCATTTTGCTGAAAAAGGAGGGTCTTACCAGACTCCCCGGTTTTTCATTTGTAAGGTATAGACGGCCTCAGAGGCGGTGATAAACAAGGTTTTCCTGTCCAGTGCTCCAAAGACCACATTAGCAGTCCACTTGGCAGGAACAGGAATATGGGCAATCTGCTCACCTTTTTTATTGAAAACGGTTACTCCATCACCGGTAAGGTAGAGGTTTCCACGTTCATCTATGGTCATTCCATCTGATCCCATTTCACAGAACAGTTCTTTATTGATCAGGTAACCATCCTCTCTGACCTCATATTTGTAGGTTTTCTTCGCACCTATATCGGCTACATACAGGTACTTACTATCTGGTGTTCCGACGATGCCATTGGGCTGCACCAGATCATCGGCCACTTTAAATAGCTCAGTCTTATCTGCTGAGAGGTAATATACATTCTGCCCTTCCTGCTCTGATTCCTTGCTGCGATCCCAGTAAGGACGGGGATAAAGTGGGTCAGTAAAGTAGATACCTCCCTTCGGACGAACCCACAGATCATTGGGGCCATTCAGTTTCTTGCCTTTGAAGGCGGTGATCCATACCTCGTGATTTCCATCTGTGTCTATGGCCCAAAGTTCGTTTTTGTTATCAGCGCAAGCGATCAATGTGCCATCCAGCAGGAAGTACATCCCATTGGATCTGCCAGCATCTTCTTTGAATATGCTGACTTCATTTGACAGCGCATTCCATTTATGGATCCGGTTGTTGGGCTGGTCAGTGAAGTACACATCCCCAAACCTGTTCACAGCGGGCCCCTCTGTGAAGGAGAATCCGTCCTGTACTTTTACTAATTCGGCGTTTTTAGCCACAAGGCCTCTTTTGTCTTCTATTTCCTGTGAAAACGCATGGGTGCTACCGATTAGGGCAGCCATTAAAATGGATGATTTGATAAGGTTCATAGAGTTTGGATTAGATTCTATCCATAGTGACCACCAGCACATTTAAATCTTCGCTGTAAGCCATTCTGGTAATTTTTTGATGTGTATCTGATTTTATTTCCCCAAGTGATTTCCACTCTGAATTGGAATATTTACGAATGAATATTTCATTTCCTGAAGCCATTAATAAGTGCTTTTTGTCAATCCAGATGAAATCCCTGGCGCCTTTGAGGCCCTCAAGGTGCACTTCCCTTGCGCCAGATTCAATATCAAAGCTTTTGATTGTTCCCGGTTCATCACCAGATACTTCAGTCACGTAGGTGATTTCTGAAGTTTTGGGCCGTTTTACTATAGATCTATCTATTCCGCTGTCAATATGTAAAAGGTCATTACGTCCTCTTGCATATATGAGTTGATTAGGCTCTCCCAGGAGAAACATGGCAGCTTTGTTATCATACCAGTCGTAATACCCCACCGAATCGATGTCATCGTATAGTAGTTCTGCAGGTTCAAAACTCGTAGGATACAGCCAGATTCTTTGCTTCTTATCTTCCTCCATTACCACTGCTGCGATGTACATCCCGCAATCTGTGATTCGGGGAGAAAATTCACTTCGGTCATCAGTTTTGGATAGGTTGGTGAATTTTTCAGACTCGAAATTATAGACGATAATATCGTGGTTCCCATTTTCATCTGCGGCGGAGAACACCAATTGATGTTCATTGATAAAACTTGGTTGATTATCATATTCAGGCCTGTCTGTCAATTTTTTGGCTGTCTCTGGTAGGATTTTAAGATTTCCACCTTTGCCCGATGTTTCCAAGATCCAAAGGTCAGTTCCTGTCTGGGAATATCCAGGCGTAAG from Algoriphagus sp. NG3 encodes the following:
- a CDS encoding SMP-30/gluconolactonase/LRE family protein, with translation MNLIKSSILMAALIGSTHAFSQEIEDKRGLVAKNAELVKVQDGFSFTEGPAVNRFGDVYFTDQPNNRIHKWNALSNEVSIFKEDAGRSNGMYFLLDGTLIACADNKNELWAIDTDGNHEVWITAFKGKKLNGPNDLWVRPKGGIYFTDPLYPRPYWDRSKESEQEGQNVYYLSADKTELFKVADDLVQPNGIVGTPDSKYLYVADIGAKKTYKYEVREDGYLINKELFCEMGSDGMTIDERGNLYLTGDGVTVFNKKGEQIAHIPVPAKWTANVVFGALDRKTLFITASEAVYTLQMKNRGVW
- a CDS encoding BamA/TamA family outer membrane protein, which produces MVLLFGVGSEGNSQGFVKRYINSLINDTSDISKPQFLVYPTLAYSPETSWEIGFSSLYVYYSKRDTTNRLSEISGFTFFTLENQYGLWFDHALYSDQSKWFFLGRLRLQSFPLKYYGIGMDSSPDYLALVEANQILIKERVLRKVRDNLFFGVELDYQRLGAVNFVSAPDSPVFERPAGSEGSSNLGIGMGVVYDDRHNVLNVRHGFFSELGYLKYLDGLSTYQFNTVISDTRIYRPVGKNNVFAAQLLGQFNKGDIPFNQLALMGGDSMMRGYYSGRFRDNNQIASQIEMRFLPLPLGFSKRIGAAAFAGAATVFPDFNNLNLDKFAWSAGAGLRFLLFPKKDIYTRLDYALTAEGSGFYIFIGEAF
- a CDS encoding TonB-dependent receptor, whose product is MKAALPLLVFCVSFLLSIAGFSQTGKVTGTLTFEDGAPVAYATVFIKSLNKGVLSDEKGRYELASIPFGNHQIAVSSIEIQKHDFNITIDKPSIDVSTKLQRATENELAEVLVKGESHKSEIEKSGFAVNIVDTKEASLRNIQTNELLNTTVGVKIRQNGGLGSEVNYSLNGLSGNAVRIFIDGIPISAYGNSFNLNSIPPAMIKEIEVYKGVVPGHLADDALGGAINIVLQNSTQSNLNASVSYGSFNTLQASVNGLHRFKESGFTVKGSVFYNYSDNDYKVSGRSVVVTGLGGVQTPITARRFNDAYRSSGGMFQVGYTDVKWADQFLIGFTGSSDYKEIQHGAFMTIMPYKDRFMESDARLMNLVYQKKNLFTNGLDVTINGLYGKRNRMVSDTQAWAYSWNGEKAIDFRGNEYMYSWKSQQEGGPTLARINRNVSSIRTGVSYAINKNHRIMLNHVYSGIDRVDTDQLRSVLENTFRGTRDLQKNIVSLTYELSALDEKLRANVFGKYYQQETINIDPEINRETNEIVDDITRANKVDEGYGFTVSYAVLPNITLLTSAEKAVRLPNESEVFGNDGDNVVANPSIRPELSNNFNLGFRLGSFNIDGHDFTFSSNLFTRNIRDRIGLPIETSLNINEETILYENQGNGTSKGFDAQLDYTYNDNFGFNFNVSRFDLKIVNRGVEIDVPNTPFFIMNGSLRYSFKDLIQKRSRLNLFYTMYFTDEFSYLVPQGSNTVGDEFFKVPTQLAQDLGLSYVFPGNKLVMSFDIKNIFDEAVFDNLSVQKPGRAFYLKFNYIINNL
- a CDS encoding DsbA family oxidoreductase — protein: MKIEIWSDIACPFCYIGKRKIEKALEKFPRKDQVEIEWKSFLLNPDQVTQTNKSSLEYLSEAKGWSLEQTKEITSNVTNMAAQEGLEYHLDKTVVANTKKAHRILHLAKSQGKGAEMKESLLKAYFTEAVNIDDDGILLGIALQIGLEESAILEVLNSNKFTNEVDQDIYESRQIGVRGVPFFVLDRKYGISGAQPDEVFEDTLAKAWNEFAKTNPSLEVSDGEGETCAIDGGC
- a CDS encoding GNAT family N-acetyltransferase; protein product: MDNISFQIIVANASHKEYSTQITDEMENSAKARGTGIAKRSPAYVETKMEEGKAVIALTTDGKWAGFCYIEAWGHGKYVANSGLIVSPEYRKYGLARKIKNEVFKLSRKKYPESNIFGLTTGAAVMKINSELGYIPVSYSDLTDDNEFWKGCQSCVNYEILMSKNRQNCLCTAMLYDPNSKRNHTQELALRDDFKKDLKLFDRWVRLKKYVMLKLNKSKDTISGIFL